The region GCTTCCATATATATGAGCAATGTAATTAAAAACTGTACAGATTACAATAACTTCCACCTTGTTCTAattgagagaaagtgagtacCTGATACGATTGCGCAATTTTTCTGAATATTTTAGAATACTATAATTgtctatttttgttttcaattgcTTTTATTTAAAggaaaggtttatttgaagtaTTAAATGCATGTTCTAAAGAAGAAGATGTTGTTCCGAATAAACTATTTGATGGTAAAATTACTTTCTGCGATTGAAGTTTAATTTTGCTGCACCAGCAAAATATCGatattaatgaaattatatcaggCATTTATCTTATACACAGGTTGCCATGCTTTGTCGAATGGTACGTTGTCAAAACCTTGGGTAAAAACTAAAGTTGGCAAAGAAAGGTTTGAAGATTTGATGTCAAAATCCTGTAGAACTGCTGATAAGCAACTTATTTTAGAAGGAATTTCACAAATTCTTTGTGATGAAAAAAGGTATATAGGACCTGAATATAAACCATGCTACTACTGTCTATGAATTATTATGATATTTCTgttgattcattttcagtcaTTTACCGGACCCAAATTTAGAAGCTGCCTGTGAAAAGATAGGTATTTGCGCCAGTCGCAAAAGCAGTATTTGTGACACTAAGCCTGAAAACCTCAGTAAAACGAGGTTTGTATGACCAAATTCAGTGGAGACAATTATTTGTAGGTGTTCATCTCTTAATGTCTTcatgtattttgttttaggACTCAAACAGTAATTCTAGTAAATCGAGATGGATTGTGCGAGTACATTGAATGGACAATGTGTGAACCTATACAGGAAAATTGGCATGAAAATACGTGGCAGACAAACAAATACTCATTCCGTATGACAAACTGAGAAGGTCCTTCCCACCAGACAatcttcatttcaaaatcttacCTTTTACGCAGTATTAATCCAGGAAATTCTGTTAGAAGAACGTATGAACTAAATGCATCTAATCAAAATTCATGTTCATAAATCGTTTTGTTCAGCTGTTTATACTTTTACCTTTCAACACTGAAGGGACTGTGATTGTGatgattatgtatttataatgaAGCTCTCCCGGTGTAAATTGTTAAAATACTTGAAACGATTGAATtgtattctttattttcattgaattagtGTCTTAATGCAACTGACATGTGTAGTTCATGGAatgtttgttattttgttgCATTTGTGAActtaatgtatttataaaaaCTTCTAAGTGGTAAACCATAGAAAACAACACATCAttgaacaataaataaatcttcCAATATATCCtttgtcagtttttttttaatgaaaatttttccTGGATTACCCGTTTCATCCGGGAGATCTTATAGAAACCGAAGGATCCTTGATACAGAATGACGGTTCagatttagattttatttcttgaaatttaataaattgaagaaaaacacAAGATCATTTCACACGAATGGTCGCTGCTAAGATCTGTTGTTTCGCACCATTTCCCACATTTACCGATATCGAAACCTTTTCCCTGAACTGTTCTAGCTTTACTgcaaatttcacaattttcttTACAACCCTGTATATTCTCGGGAGTGTTCTTGCCTTGTACGAAACCGCTGCATAACAGCAAACCGATCACCAAAATGACGGAAAACTTCAAATTTGTCATCATGATGAACATGTATATCTATAAATAATGTTCAAGAATTTAGCgttttttagaatttagcTTGTAGAATTTCGAGAGAAATTCCTTACGCAATGCACATATTCAGTGAAAATTCACTTACGGTTTATAAGATGTTTAATTACCGGAGCTGTCGTTCCTTTGCGTCTCTCTGGAGAAAATGGCACTGGTTATTTTTGACTTATCTCAACTATTTGAAGAGCGACAGctgtaaaaccaaaaaaatatcTCAACCGAGATAATATCTTAGATggtgaataaatgaaatgtcaATTAACATATCTGTGTAAATATCCGCACTGTAAATTCAGTCAAAATTGACAGCTGATTTTAGGGAAAAAAATCTCTGTGGTTCATGTCAATCGTTTTGTCATTTGATTCGCTGCATTTCGAGAAGAATCATCGTTCAGCTGTTTTAAGGGTAAGTGTGAATAATTTGTCTCGAACCTTTCAACAACTTATATGGATAAGATCTTCGGAGATAGAGTTTCTTCGTAAACTTATCCTTATTTTGcaaaaatatgttttcaaTTCCGTTTGTCGTTGTTGCTGATGATAAAACCTCTAAATCTGTAGATGAAAGATATATCTAGATCGACGTTTGCGGCACATGCGATTAGCTACATATTGTTCACATGAATTGTTTCAGTAACTATCTACCGCGAGGACCGAACCATGAGAGCCAGTATCGCAATATTGACAACGTTGTGTTTATTCGTGGGCATCGCGATGAGTTTCGACCGTGAGAAATATATGGCTGACTGCAAAAAGAAAGGGTGCGAACCATGCAAATCGACGACAGGATTCGAAGTTGCAGTATGTAAAAATTGGTGCAACAGTGTGGgtatcaattatgaaataCTGACATGTCATGAAAAAATGTGTTTGTACCAGGCCGGCAACTAATAAAACCACGTTATCATTTTAAAGTCATTTCGTTCCTTTCCGCGTGAAGATGTCTGATTTTATTTGGGTGAGTTGCCCTTCTGGTTAGAAggacttcaaaaatatatctatagaCTCATTGATTGTTCCTCTCCACGGAAATCTTTAGTAAAAGGCGAAAGATTTAAACGTGGTTGAAGAGAAACCAGAGTAACGATGGATGGCCGGCTTTTGTTTAAGTATGTACCAACACGTATTCTTTGGTTTGgtgttttttgaaaataaatttaccTGATTATATTTCCAAGAAGTTTTTTCATCTCTCCCTCATTATTACGGTATTAATTACTATATTATTGATTTTGCTAGCAAAATATATTGAATGTGAAACATAGATTTAAGTAGAAAAAAACGCAAATATGTGTTCATATACAGGAATAAGTATAGAAGTTCTGTACAAATCCCATAGAGGGCACAGCAACTTAGCTCGTTGTAGTGTTGTTATTAGATTCAAAGCCTTAAAAATCCGCCGTGATATCAGCCGGTTCCATGGTGTAGTGGTTATCACATCTGCTTAACACGCAGAAGGTCTCGGGTTCGAAACCCGATGGAAcctgtttttatctttttttttctaaaccaGCTTACTACATTTATTCTACCCATAGATTTAATTTGTttacttcaaaaatattatctaTTATGGCTTGTTTGTTGTGGTTTTCATTTATCCTCGTACAAATTGTATTCAAAAACAAATGCATTCCTTATGTGTTTATAATTACGCGTGCAAAACCCTCGATACATGCTGTTTTTACACGTTTTGCAAGGGAATTAATGCATTTAATTAACGGGGATTCTAGAAGTAAACAAATAACAGAAATGTTGCCTTATTAATTATGTCATCCTCATATTTCCTTTCTTCCCTTCTTTCAATTTGCTTTTGTTTTTAGCCGAGAAAGATGCAATAGTTTCCTGTACGGATATAATTCTTTGAAGAACAGGTCTAAAGAAAAGAATGGAGGAATGATCCTATTGGGGATCCTCCCAGGGAGACTGCTTCATGTTTTTCACAGAATTACCATAAGTATAATATTCCTATGTTGCATGCAGTAATACAGATTTACCTCcattatcaatcaatcaacgCCAACCTGACCCAAGCTATCTAATGAAGGTATCCGAATGAAAATCAACAcatttcttttcatatttACACAATATATATAATCTCTTTATTTGTCTCATAATTAATGTACTTAGTACATGCTTAACATTCAACAACTcacaaaaacaacaaacaaGCAAAAACAACCACGCTCTTACAATGAACCGTACCTGAAAATAAAGCCTACTAAACCAATGCCACAATTATACATTTACAGTCATATTGAAAAAGCTGGTATGGAAGTTTTTTTAACTAGAAATATGAAGGTTGATTCAATTATCAATGTGGCTCACAGCACTGAATTCATGGCAATCTGAACCTGGATTCCTGTGgatttcattttgtatttGGGAATACCAGATTCTCAGAATTGTTGAATTAGTGATACATTAAAGACCtcagaaatttttttcatcagaCACCATGAACTTATCAACTCTAGCTCTATCAGCCTGAACAATAGTTCTATAGTATTTGACTGAAGTAaggtatatgtatattttacaACTCCACATATCATTTTGATTGTATATCATGATTTACTTAAAAATAATGGTTTTGTTTTCTCTGGTCAAATTAGGCAGTATTATATTTTAAGACTGAACATACAAAAAGTTCATATTTGTGCTTCATTTCGTAgtcatttttataaaaatacataattatttattacaatacatcaataTTCTCAGACAATCGCACATTTCATACAATGGGGAAATATAGCGAAAAATAATCCGCCATAAACAACAAATCCTCATAACTATCAACTATAGgatttatagaatgaaaacAAGCATCAGAAAGCGAGGAAATGTGATCAGTTGTTACATCTTACTAAATTCATGTTTTAATAAGAATTTCCCAGCCATTTTATATCGGATAGGTTTGTTGAAGTGCACTTCAGGTGTATCTCATTTACTGTATCGTTTGAGACAATATTGAAGCATTCATCGTATCTCTGTTTTTATCACGGTTCAGAGAACGATTTTGATCAATCGGCTCGTGATCTTCAACATTCTAATGATAGTCATAATTGTGGAGATCATTCAAAGTGAACTGTAGTCATCCGGAAACTCAttcctgaaaaacaaaatgtgACTTTAGAGAATTGTAATCAACAGATTTGTGGCAACCGATGATGCAAATAATTCAGGAAAGTTCAATCAATGCATCTATATATACTGATAtcacatttcaaaatcaatggtTTACACTACAGGGcgtttcagaaaataaatttcccaTTATTaacaataaatttatttcaattatgGAATAATTAATCTTCAAGCTACAGTAACACATTTTTTAAGACCCTGTATAATAATTCCTGTAGTTTGTTATGCAGAACACTAAGTAATAATAGCTCACACATGTTAGTATTTAGTGAGTATTTAATGgaaattttatcatttgaagaGGATTAGAACTTTTAGAGATTCGAATGGCGATGAGGAAAATAATGGGTCGACTCACGTGGTTTTGCAACAACAAGTGAAACACAATGAGAATATACTGCAATGACACTGATGATCTGTATCCTGCATGTAGAGTGGAGACGTCAATGATATTGGATCCTGATTGATAAACTCGTGTAGTTCTGTTATCGGAAAACCGTGTTCgtaataattctgaaaatagaatattcgCAAAAATGAGAAGAACGTTTTAAACATTTCCTTTTAAGCAAAGTAATCTGAATGATCTTAGCCTTAGCCCCCGACCTGGATCTgtaataatctaataattattGTCAAAAAGAAGTTTCTAGAAGGtctattcaaattttgaagaaccCCAGACCCCCCAAAGATTCTTTGCATTGTTCGAggcaaaaaaattcattaattcggAAGCCCCCTATACAAAATTCCTAGATCCACACCACTGCAATCTACTGTTTTACAGTAGACTCGGTCTCACAGGAAAGGTTGGATCTGATATCATTCTACCAAATACTGAGTTACAggaaatctaacaacttgttAACATGTTAAGTGGAACAACTGGTAAAACGAGTGAGTGTATAGCAGTAAGGAATTATATTCCATCCGTCGAACTGGGTTAAGTTGTCATCAGATAAGTTGTCAGGTTAACTACCGGTAAGTCGTCACTATTTTTGTGTCCGAATTTATGTTTCACTTCAATgagtaagtcatcatttggataatatttGTCATCATCGCAGCTACGATGACTTCGAGTGTGAGTTTCACCGTACATGTCGTATATCGTACCTTAATTGCTTCATAAGTAGTAATGATGATTGACGTGAATATACTGTATACAACATACATAAACAGACTGatgaatatatatagatatacacGACTGTAGATATATATCAACGAATTCGATCTTTGAATCGCTGCGAACGTAACAAACATATCATCGCCATTTACTAACGAAAATAAACATTCTGAAGCCGTACTCAAATCACggaactgaaaatagaaagaaaatataacgTGTCTGGGGTGGATTTAAGGGGTGATTCACAGGGGTTCAGACCACTACCTTCGCACTGAACACAATAAAACACATATTCATGTCATGTAGATGTTCTCATGAATACATGAATTGTAAATGAGCCGCGTTAATCTGGTTTCAAATCAGTAAATGTAAAGTATGGTAGTAGTACTTTGTTTGTTTActtgattttatcaaaaatacaagCATTGCTACGACAGTAGACGCTGCTCGCCTTGGATGTCATAGCACCAATAAATTCTCTCTGGAGGTATGCAAATACCAAGGCAGTCGGAGCAGTGTTGTGTCACT is a window of Tubulanus polymorphus chromosome 2, tnTubPoly1.2, whole genome shotgun sequence DNA encoding:
- the LOC141899730 gene encoding transport and Golgi organization protein 2 homolog: MCFLLLFINNGGSEDEYQLIVGMNRDEHFARPTKPASIWHDTPTCVAGLDMKAGCEGGSWLAASSSGRIAALLNVMSFIDPSKKGRGQFVTNYVKDMSDCSNASIYMSNVIKNCTDYNNFHLVLIERKKGLFEVLNACSKEEDVVPNKLFDGCHALSNGTLSKPWVKTKVGKERFEDLMSKSCRTADKQLILEGISQILCDEKSHLPDPNLEAACEKIGICASRKSSICDTKPENLSKTRTQTVILVNRDGLCEYIEWTMCEPIQENWHENTWQTNKYSFRMTN